TTGACGTATTTTGTACGTTctactttaatttaattttttcattaagACAAAATAACAGACATGGATAAAGATGAAATTATCTGTATTTCATCGGATGATGATGAAAAAATAGAACAGGTTTGCGCATTGCAAATATCACAAGTATTACTACTTAAATTAAAGCAAGTTCAAAAAGTTGTGAATTCTTTATTGTTTCAGAACAAAGCTAATAATAAAGAAACATCGGTAATCAAACAGTTAAAGGACAGTTCTATAAAAATGGAACCATCCTTAAGTCAAAATGAAAGTGTAGAAACTGctaggaagaaaagaaaaatttctgAAGTAATCAGTGAAAATAATACTTGTTCTAAAAACAAAACAAAAGTGGTTGTGTGCGAAAAAAACAGTATTCCTATATGTGACCCAACAAACAGTTCTGACGAACTACCAACTGTACAGAAAAATGATGAAGATAAAACATTATTAAAACCAAAGTTAGttgtaaaagagaaaaaaactATTTTCTTAGTTGAACAGGATATATTTCCTATGTTCATAAGTTTATGTTTGCAAAAAGATCATTCTGAGGATATGAAAACTGttgttaataaattgaaaaggcGTTATGAGCAATTGGATCCTTCATATGCTAATTCTGAAACTTTtgccaattttttaaatgaaaagagAAATGACATTATGCTTAGCAAAAACaagttatacatacatattgcTGAGGTAatgaatgaaatgaaaaataaccGTAAAGAAAATTCATTAACATCATTAAATGGCTTAGAATGTGCTGTTAATACTGATGAGTTGAGTGTAGATAAAAATTCAACTAATTCATTGTGTTCAGATATGACATCTACCAATAACACTGTAGCTAAAGATAGTGAAAAAAAATCAGTTGTTGATAATAAACAAGAAAAACATGATGGTTCACAAAGAAaaattagattaatattaaaagcAATGAGAAAATGTGAAAAGTATATTAAAAGATTAGAAGAATCGGAAGTAGATTTTGACAATGAAAATAACAGCAACTATATTAAATTAGAGAAGTTTAAACATCGAATGGTGGaactttataataaatattgtgaatATGTTGGAGAAAGTACTGATGCAGGACGACAGTACTTACGGCCAAAGCACTTTAATACAACTGGAATTGTTTTTGTAGATCAAGCTATCACAAGTTTTATTAATTCTAAACTATCCAagagaaataaattaaagaaaatcgGTGCTTTTACAAATGCATTAATTTTCCCGGATTATAGAGATATTTTAGAATGTGTTATAAAGTGCAATGAATTACATAATTTAGGTTTGGATAATAAAAAACAGCAACAGATTggtaagttattaaatttataactaaAACTTATGTACAATTGTAATTTCActgtttatatataatatttgttatagcAAAAAAAGCATTCACTGAATTGGGGGAATATTTACAACGCTGCCGGCGTAATGATTATTGGGATACATTTTCCCTGTCTCTTGAAAACAAAGAAGATGATCCTGCTTTAAAGGATTCACAGTTAGCTGAAAAACTGAGGCAGAATAAACAAGAGGGTGAAAAGAGATTGGCAAATGTATTTCAGGAGTATGCGAAGAAACAAGAAGAGATGAAGGAGCAACCTTATACCACTGGGACATCAACAGAAAACGAAGAAAATGAAGAGGATTACACAGAGAATGAAGATGAAGAAATTGATAATGAAATCGATAACATTAATGAGGATGGTGCAAGTGTGAGTGCCACTGAAAATAAAGGTAGTACAGATGAGGATGAAAATGGTACAGATGGAAGTGAAACACCTGTAAGTAAAatggatattaatattaaatctaGTGTAAAT
The Megachile rotundata isolate GNS110a chromosome 5, iyMegRotu1, whole genome shotgun sequence DNA segment above includes these coding regions:
- the Daxx gene encoding daxx-like protein isoform X3 — protein: MEPSLSQNESVETARKKRKISEVISENNTCSKNKTKVVVCEKNSIPICDPTNSSDELPTVQKNDEDKTLLKPKLVVKEKKTIFLVEQDIFPMFISLCLQKDHSEDMKTVVNKLKRRYEQLDPSYANSETFANFLNEKRNDIMLSKNKLYIHIAEVMNEMKNNRKENSLTSLNGLECAVNTDELSVDKNSTNSLCSDMTSTNNTVAKDSEKKSVVDNKQEKHDGSQRKIRLILKAMRKCEKYIKRLEESEVDFDNENNSNYIKLEKFKHRMVELYNKYCEYVGESTDAGRQYLRPKHFNTTGIVFVDQAITSFINSKLSKRNKLKKIGAFTNALIFPDYRDILECVIKCNELHNLGLDNKKQQQIAKKAFTELGEYLQRCRRNDYWDTFSLSLENKEDDPALKDSQLAEKLRQNKQEGEKRLANVFQEYAKKQEEMKEQPYTTGTSTENEENEEDYTENEDEEIDNEIDNINEDGASVSATENKGSTDEDENGTDGSETPVSKMDINIKSSVNDVQSAIEIKEKHQTETNNKLKNVVNDLKLKGVDSDVNISKSEHTQLIKKNETTLLPDTVPRDLNTSPSVISLTTSENKILIEKTKEDESDIISEKLINEQPLEEEKPLLRVRSFAKLPGTWKDIQEKVGQVEKNNDIIDLTQESSKQNSTAHQQASIQSKNKVLPNVKDKRKMLVIPTGKNIIKVKNITNNYVRMGSKDSVDLSNTAKLQREIVTSSYQMVDNSGGSTTIRLPSNQHFDQKTNDNDQVKSSQTKKNNIIVQVPQSAQIVLLLAKQKEKSLQQSKTDVSMSQSK
- the Daxx gene encoding daxx-like protein isoform X2, whose translation is MNKANNKETSVIKQLKDSSIKMEPSLSQNESVETARKKRKISEVISENNTCSKNKTKVVVCEKNSIPICDPTNSSDELPTVQKNDEDKTLLKPKLVVKEKKTIFLVEQDIFPMFISLCLQKDHSEDMKTVVNKLKRRYEQLDPSYANSETFANFLNEKRNDIMLSKNKLYIHIAEVMNEMKNNRKENSLTSLNGLECAVNTDELSVDKNSTNSLCSDMTSTNNTVAKDSEKKSVVDNKQEKHDGSQRKIRLILKAMRKCEKYIKRLEESEVDFDNENNSNYIKLEKFKHRMVELYNKYCEYVGESTDAGRQYLRPKHFNTTGIVFVDQAITSFINSKLSKRNKLKKIGAFTNALIFPDYRDILECVIKCNELHNLGLDNKKQQQIAKKAFTELGEYLQRCRRNDYWDTFSLSLENKEDDPALKDSQLAEKLRQNKQEGEKRLANVFQEYAKKQEEMKEQPYTTGTSTENEENEEDYTENEDEEIDNEIDNINEDGASVSATENKGSTDEDENGTDGSETPVSKMDINIKSSVNDVQSAIEIKEKHQTETNNKLKNVVNDLKLKGVDSDVNISKSEHTQLIKKNETTLLPDTVPRDLNTSPSVISLTTSENKILIEKTKEDESDIISEKLINEQPLEEEKPLLRVRSFAKLPGTWKDIQEKVGQVEKNNDIIDLTQESSKQNSTAHQQASIQSKNKVLPNVKDKRKMLVIPTGKNIIKVKNITNNYVRMGSKDSVDLSNTAKLQREIVTSSYQMVDNSGGSTTIRLPSNQHFDQKTNDNDQVKSSQTKKNNIIVQVPQSAQIVLLLAKQKEKSLQQSKTDVSMSQSK
- the Daxx gene encoding daxx-like protein isoform X1 is translated as MDKDEIICISSDDDEKIEQNKANNKETSVIKQLKDSSIKMEPSLSQNESVETARKKRKISEVISENNTCSKNKTKVVVCEKNSIPICDPTNSSDELPTVQKNDEDKTLLKPKLVVKEKKTIFLVEQDIFPMFISLCLQKDHSEDMKTVVNKLKRRYEQLDPSYANSETFANFLNEKRNDIMLSKNKLYIHIAEVMNEMKNNRKENSLTSLNGLECAVNTDELSVDKNSTNSLCSDMTSTNNTVAKDSEKKSVVDNKQEKHDGSQRKIRLILKAMRKCEKYIKRLEESEVDFDNENNSNYIKLEKFKHRMVELYNKYCEYVGESTDAGRQYLRPKHFNTTGIVFVDQAITSFINSKLSKRNKLKKIGAFTNALIFPDYRDILECVIKCNELHNLGLDNKKQQQIAKKAFTELGEYLQRCRRNDYWDTFSLSLENKEDDPALKDSQLAEKLRQNKQEGEKRLANVFQEYAKKQEEMKEQPYTTGTSTENEENEEDYTENEDEEIDNEIDNINEDGASVSATENKGSTDEDENGTDGSETPVSKMDINIKSSVNDVQSAIEIKEKHQTETNNKLKNVVNDLKLKGVDSDVNISKSEHTQLIKKNETTLLPDTVPRDLNTSPSVISLTTSENKILIEKTKEDESDIISEKLINEQPLEEEKPLLRVRSFAKLPGTWKDIQEKVGQVEKNNDIIDLTQESSKQNSTAHQQASIQSKNKVLPNVKDKRKMLVIPTGKNIIKVKNITNNYVRMGSKDSVDLSNTAKLQREIVTSSYQMVDNSGGSTTIRLPSNQHFDQKTNDNDQVKSSQTKKNNIIVQVPQSAQIVLLLAKQKEKSLQQSKTDVSMSQSK